The DNA window TAAATGAAAAGCAAAGACTTTATCTTATACTATGAATGGCGTAGAGCTTGTATAATGAGATTTCCTGATATTTTAAGCTTCTTTTTATTATTACTTCTGTATTTTACAAATAAATAAAACTTATTGTACTCATTAACATAGTTACAGGTGCAGTCGTTACGACTTTTTCCTGTAACTAAGAATGGCCCATGAGTTGAAGAATACAGCGAATAAGGTCAATGCCGAAATCTGTACTCCAAGTTCTGCAAACCCACTTCCTTTCAGATATACGGCACGCATAATCTGAACAAAGTACTTCAGCGGATTAAACATTGTTACTACTTGTGCCCATTGAGGCATACTATTAATAGGGGTAAACAATCCACTAAGCAGAATAAGCACCAGCATGAAGAAGAACATTACAAACATGGCTTGCTGCATGGTTTCAGAATAGTTGGATATTACCAGACCAAAGCCTGAAATTGCAAACAGATAAAGTAATGCCAAAGTATATAAAGTACTTAGTTGTCCGATAGGAATTATTCCATAAACTACAACTGCTACTCCGAAACATGATGTTAGAGCAATAAATCCTATAATCCAGTAGGGGATTACCTTAGCAAGGATAAACATAAACTTGCTTACCGGAGTAACATTTATCTGTTCAATGGTTCCTTTCTCCTTTTCGCCAACGATATTTAAAGCCGGCAGAAATCCACAGAGAATGGTAAGTACCATAACCATTAAGGCAGGAACCATAAAAACCTTGTAATCCAAATGAGGATTAAATCTGCTTTGAGTCACCATCTTTATGGCTGGAATTACAGTTGCTCCCTTTGTGGGTTGTACAATGCGATCTCTTATATCTGATGTATAGTCGTAGACTATATTTGCCAGATAACTACTCCCCAGTCCACCTTTGGTGCCGTTT is part of the uncultured Bacteroides sp. genome and encodes:
- a CDS encoding ABC transporter permease — encoded protein: MLKYLIEKEFKQIRRNSFLPRLIIGYPIIMMLIMPWAANLEIKNINLSIVDNNNTQCSRQLINKAVSSGYFRLTDISPSYNEALKSVEKGESDIIMEIPADFEHNLMKEGNAELLISANTVNGTKGGLGSSYLANIVYDYTSDIRDRIVQPTKGATVIPAIKMVTQSRFNPHLDYKVFMVPALMVMVLTILCGFLPALNIVGEKEKGTIEQINVTPVSKFMFILAKVIPYWIIGFIALTSCFGVAVVVYGIIPIGQLSTLYTLALLYLFAISGFGLVISNYSETMQQAMFVMFFFMLVLILLSGLFTPINSMPQWAQVVTMFNPLKYFVQIMRAVYLKGSGFAELGVQISALTLFAVFFNSWAILSYRKKS